The following are from one region of the Quercus robur chromosome 1, dhQueRobu3.1, whole genome shotgun sequence genome:
- the LOC126714256 gene encoding zinc finger BED domain-containing protein RICESLEEPER 2-like has product MLETAQKFEKVFIRMDFEDDSYSSYFMNKENSGGMGSPSSIDFQNCRIFVGFLKLFYNATKKFSGSLYVTANTFFDEMFVIQENISNLSKSQNHLLKNMATKMESKFDKYWGKGDKMNHLLYVAVILDPRKKLRFLKFCFSEIYGNKVADVMVELVRGALVKLYDFYSRVDSSNVQVASERERTHIEGESIGCSDPYVMVNSRFERFLEAEQSIGCSNEIDKYLAENCESRRGDVKFEILGWWKANSDRYQVLSKLARDVLAVPVSTVASESAFSTGGRILDPFRSSLSPLMVQNLVCAQDWLQALVPISFRKSKDEVEVLEDEFHDLGNMLTSKLCLLSAIKCVLCK; this is encoded by the coding sequence ATGTTAGAAACcgcacaaaaatttgaaaaagtgttCATACGTATGGACTTTGAGGATGATAGTTATTCTTCATACTTTATGAACAAGGAGAATAGTGGTGGTATGGGATCTCCTAGTagtattgattttcaaaattgtagGATATTTGTGGGGTTTTTGAAGCTTTTTTACAATGctacaaaaaagttttcaggTTCTTTGTATGTTACTGCCAACACCTTTTTTGATGAGATGTTTGTCATTCAAGAGAATATTTCCAATTTAAGTAAATCACAAAACCACCTCTTGAAAAACATGGCAACTAAAATGGAATCTAAGTTTGATAAGTATTGGGGGAAAGGGGATAAAATGAATCATCTCTTGTATGTGGCTGTGATTCTTGatccaagaaagaagttgaggtttttgaagttctgtttttctgaaatttatggAAATAAAGTGGCTGATGTGATGGTTGAATTGGTGAGGGGTGCCTTGGTCAAGTTGTATGATTTTTATTCTCGTGTTGATTCATCAAATGTACAAGTAGCAAGTGAGAGGGAGAGGACACACATAGAAGGTGAGTCAATAGGTTGTAGTGATCCATATGTGATGGTTAATTCTAGGTTTGAACGGTTTTTGGAGGCTGAGCAGTCCATAGGGTGTAGCAATGAGATTGACAAATATTTGGCTGAAAATTGTGAAAGTAGAAGAGGGGATGTGAAATTTGAGATATTAGGGTGGTGGAAGGCTAATTCAGATAGATATCAAGTGCTGTCCAAATTGGCTAGGGATGTGCTGGCTGTACCTGTTTCTACTGTTGCTTCTGAGTCAGCGTTTAGTACCGGAGGACGCATACTTGATCCATTTCGGAGTTCACTCTCCCCACTTATGGTTCAAAATCTGGTTTGTGCACAAGACTGGCTTCAAGCCTTGGTTCCAATTTCTTTTCGCAAATCAAAAGATGAGGTAGAGGTCTTGGAAGATGAATTTCATGATTTAGGTAATATGTTAACTTCCAAACTTTGTCTATTAAGTGCTATTAAATGTGTCTTATGCAAATGA